From the genome of Labrus bergylta chromosome 4, fLabBer1.1, whole genome shotgun sequence, one region includes:
- the rpl5a gene encoding 60S ribosomal protein L5a: MGFVKVVKNKAYFKRYEVKFRRRREGKTDFFARKRLVVQDKNKYNTPKYRMIVRFSNRDICCQIAYAKIEGDQIVCAAYSHELSKYGITVGLTNYAAAYCTGLLLARRLLHKFGMDQVYEGQVEVTGDEFNIESIDGQPGAFTCYLDAGLARTTTGNKVFGALKGAVDGGLAIPHSMKRFPGYDVESKEFNAEVHRKHIMGMNVADYMSYLMEEDEDAYKKQFSRFVKNGVTPDTVEEMYKKAHAAIRANPVHEKKLKKDIKKKRWNRAKLSLAQRKDRVAQKKASFLRAQEQEAGDG; the protein is encoded by the exons ATG GGTTTCGTCAAAGTGGTGAAGAACAAGGCCTACTTCAAGAGATATGAAGTCAAattcaggagaagaagag AGGGGAAAACTGACTTTTTTGCACGCAAGAGGCTGGTTGTGCAGGACAAGAACAAGTACAACACCCCAAAGTACAGGATGATTGTCAGGTTCTCAAACAGGGACATCTGCTGCCAG ATTGCCTATGCAAAGATCGAAGGAGACCAGATTGTGTGTGCTGCTTACTCTCACGAGCTGTCCAAATATGGTATCACGGTTGGCCTTACTAACTATGCTGCAGCCTACTGCACTGGACTGCTGCTGGCTCGACGG TTGCTGCACAAGTTCGGCATGGACCAGGTGTACGAGGGCCAGGTGGAGGTGACAGGAGATGAGTTTAACATTGAGAGCATAGACGGACAGCCGGGCGCCTTCACCTGTTACCTCGATGCAGGCCTGGCCAGAACAACCACAGGGAACAAGGTGTTCGGTGCGCTAAAGGGGGCTGTAGACGGAGGCCTGGCTATCCCTCACAG tatGAAACGTTTCCCCGGTTACGACGTGGAGAGCAAAGAGTTCAACGCAGAGGTGCATCGAAAACACATCATGGGCATGAACGTGGCAGACTACATGTCGTATCTGatggaggaggacgaggacgccTACAAGAAACAGTTCTCCCGCTTTGTCAAGAACGGAGTCACGCCAGATACA gtagaagaaatgtacaaaaaagcACACGCCGCCATCAGAGCGAACCCCGTCCACGAAAAGAAACTcaaaaaagacatcaaaaagaagag GTGGAATCGCGCCAAGTTATCTCTGGCACAGAGGAAGGACCGCGTCGCTCAGAAGAAGGCCAGCTTCTTACGAGCACAAGAACAAGAAGCAGGGGACGGTTAG